In Thiothrix unzii, the sequence GCAACACTGTTCGTCCCTACCCAACATCAACAACCATGACCTATACCACGTTTTGCGCTACGCAAAACTGCTACAATCTCACCATAACAACCGCAACAGGAGCTATCATGCAATCATCGCTTGTCCTCACTGTCCTTGGCTCTGACCGTGCTGGTCTGGTCAAATCCATTGCCGAAGCTGTCGCCGCCCATCAGGGTAACTGGCAGGAAAGCCGGATGGTGCATCTGGCGGGGCAATTCGCCGGGCTTGCCCACGTGACCCTACCGCAAGAGCAACTCGCCGCACTGACCCAAACGCTGCAAGCATTACAACAGGACGGTCTGCAAATCCTGCTCCAGCATTGTGAAACCCCGACCACTCGCGCTATCACACCGTTGTCGCTGGAACTGTTAGGCCATGACCGCCCCGGTATTATCCATGACATTACCCGCCTGCTTGCTGCACTCAATGTGAATATCGAAGAGTTGGAAAGCGAACAGCGTGCTGCCCCGATGTCGAGTGAACTGATGTTTTACGCGCATCTCAAATTGGGTTTGCCAGAGGGTGTGACGGCTGATGATGTGCAAGGGGCATTTGAGGCGATGCCTGACCCGCTGACGGTTGACCTGAGTTTTAGCTAACTTTTATCCGTAATAGGAGAACAACCATGAAACGCACTTGGATGACAGTAAGCCTGATGCTCGCCAGTACTTCCGCACTGGCACACACCGGGCATGATGTACACGGTTTCGCCAGTGGTATGGCGCACCCACTTGGCGGTTTGGATCATTTGCTGGCAATGCTGGCGGTGGGTATGTGGTCAGCGACGGCAATGCCGCGCCAGTGGTGGGCGGGTGCTGCGGCGTTTATGGCAGCAATGCTAATCGGCGCAACCCTTGGTATTGGCGGTGTAACGTTACCGCTGCTTGAACCGGGCATTGCCTTGTCGGTGGTGGTCATGGGTCTGTTGGTCATTGGTTTCTCGCGCTTGGGGGCAATGCCTGCTTTAGGTTTGATTGCCGCATTTGCTTTGTTCCACGGTAACGCGCATGGGGTGGAAGCCCCCGCAGGTGGTGCGATAGCGATGTATTTGCTGGGTTTCTTGCTGAGTACCGGCTTGCTGCATTTAGCGGGTGTGGGTATTGGCTCGTTGAGCGTGCGTAGTGCGCAACTGTGGGTGCTGCGCTTATTCGGGGCGGGCATGAGTGCCGTGGGCGCGT encodes:
- a CDS encoding HupE/UreJ family protein, with amino-acid sequence MKRTWMTVSLMLASTSALAHTGHDVHGFASGMAHPLGGLDHLLAMLAVGMWSATAMPRQWWAGAAAFMAAMLIGATLGIGGVTLPLLEPGIALSVVVMGLLVIGFSRLGAMPALGLIAAFALFHGNAHGVEAPAGGAIAMYLLGFLLSTGLLHLAGVGIGSLSVRSAQLWVLRLFGAGMSAVGAWLLLAS
- a CDS encoding glycine cleavage system protein R translates to MQSSLVLTVLGSDRAGLVKSIAEAVAAHQGNWQESRMVHLAGQFAGLAHVTLPQEQLAALTQTLQALQQDGLQILLQHCETPTTRAITPLSLELLGHDRPGIIHDITRLLAALNVNIEELESEQRAAPMSSELMFYAHLKLGLPEGVTADDVQGAFEAMPDPLTVDLSFS